In the Ilumatobacteraceae bacterium genome, one interval contains:
- a CDS encoding FadD3 family acyl-CoA ligase, with translation MRPDLEFGTVGRMVRAARIRFGDLEAVVDDAQRWTFAHLADRIDEAAGAAVSAGIERGDSVAIWAPNSREWIVSALGCVSIGASLVPVNTRFRGAEAAEIIDRSGARLLFTVTGFLGNDYVAELRGAGRELDRLERIVVMNGHAPSGTSTWSDFLAESSSVSTRLLDERMESVEPDDVSDVLFTSGTTGRPKGVMTTHAQNLRVFQAWADTVGLERGDRYLMVNPYFHSFGYKAGILACMLQGATMFPEPVFDVERVFERIESESITVLPGAPTIHLSMLDHPDRDVHRLSSLRLAVTGAANIPVELIRRMRSEMSYDTVVSAYGLTEATGTVSICRPDDDAETIATTSGRAIPDTEVSVVDEAGREVPRGEPGEVVCRGYHVMIGYLDDPEATAQAIDENGWLHTGDIGTMDDRGYLSITDRKKDMFIVGGFNVYPAEVENGLLAHPDIANAAVVGVPDRRLGEVGNAYVVPRAGALLEATELTEWCRTRMANFKVPRAFHVVESLPTNASGKVLKYELRAVASGASG, from the coding sequence ATGCGGCCAGATCTGGAGTTCGGCACGGTCGGCCGCATGGTGCGAGCCGCCCGAATTCGGTTCGGTGACCTCGAAGCCGTGGTGGACGACGCCCAGCGGTGGACCTTCGCCCACCTCGCCGATCGGATCGACGAGGCGGCAGGTGCCGCCGTCTCGGCCGGGATCGAGCGAGGCGACAGCGTCGCGATCTGGGCGCCGAACAGTCGAGAATGGATCGTCTCCGCTCTCGGGTGCGTCTCGATCGGAGCTTCGCTCGTGCCGGTCAACACCCGGTTCCGAGGTGCCGAAGCCGCCGAGATCATCGACCGGAGTGGCGCTCGGTTGTTGTTCACGGTCACCGGCTTCCTCGGCAACGACTATGTCGCCGAACTGAGGGGTGCGGGCCGCGAACTCGACAGGCTCGAGCGAATCGTGGTCATGAACGGTCACGCGCCGTCCGGCACCTCCACGTGGTCCGACTTCCTCGCCGAGAGCAGCTCGGTGTCGACGCGCCTCCTCGACGAGCGGATGGAGTCGGTCGAGCCGGACGACGTTTCCGACGTGCTCTTCACGTCGGGGACGACCGGTCGACCGAAGGGTGTGATGACCACGCACGCGCAGAACCTGCGGGTCTTCCAGGCATGGGCGGACACGGTCGGGCTCGAGCGGGGCGATCGCTACCTGATGGTGAACCCGTACTTTCATTCGTTCGGCTACAAGGCCGGCATCCTCGCCTGCATGCTCCAAGGGGCCACCATGTTCCCCGAGCCCGTGTTCGACGTCGAGCGCGTCTTCGAGCGAATCGAATCGGAGTCGATCACCGTGCTCCCGGGAGCGCCGACGATCCACCTGTCGATGCTCGACCACCCGGACCGCGATGTTCACCGACTGTCGTCGTTGCGGCTCGCGGTGACCGGCGCGGCGAACATCCCCGTCGAGCTGATCCGACGGATGCGGTCGGAGATGTCGTACGACACCGTCGTCTCGGCGTACGGTCTCACCGAGGCGACGGGAACCGTGAGCATCTGTCGACCCGATGACGATGCCGAGACGATCGCGACCACGTCGGGTCGCGCAATTCCCGACACCGAGGTGTCGGTCGTCGACGAGGCGGGTCGTGAGGTGCCGCGCGGCGAACCGGGTGAGGTCGTCTGTCGCGGCTACCACGTGATGATCGGCTACCTCGATGATCCGGAGGCGACTGCCCAAGCGATCGATGAGAACGGTTGGCTGCACACCGGCGACATCGGCACCATGGACGATCGGGGCTACCTGTCGATCACCGATCGGAAAAAGGACATGTTCATCGTGGGCGGATTCAACGTCTATCCGGCCGAGGTCGAGAACGGTCTGCTCGCCCACCCGGATATCGCAAACGCCGCTGTGGTCGGTGTGCCCGACCGGCGCCTCGGCGAGGTCGGAAACGCCTACGTCGTCCCGAGGGCGGGAGCGCTCCTCGAGGCGACCGAGTTGACCGAGTGGTGCCGGACGCGAATGGCGAACTTCAAGGTGCCGCGGGCATTCCACGTCGTGGAGTCGCTCCCGACGAATGCGAGCGGCAAGGTGCTCAAGTACGAACTCCGCGCTGTTGCGAGCGGAGCCAGCGGATGA
- a CDS encoding SDR family oxidoreductase: MGICDDRVVIVTGAGRGLGRAHALTFAEAGARVVVNDIGASLTGEGRDRSPAADVVDQIEAAGGEAIVSGHDVSDWDEAGALVQQALDRWGRLDTLVCNAGIVRDRMLVNMSVDEWDAVMRVHLRGTFCPVRHAIDHWRRESKAGNDPMARIVTTSSGAGLFGSVSQANYSAAKAGIATFTVCAAAELHRYGILVNGIAPSARSRMTETAFADMMRRPDAGFDAMDPANTSPAVVWLGSGRCDVTGRIFEVAGGEISVVDGWQHGNPVDRGRRLTPEEIGPIVTGLIDDAPDPAPVYGG; encoded by the coding sequence ATGGGAATCTGCGACGATCGGGTCGTGATCGTGACCGGTGCCGGCCGGGGGCTCGGTCGAGCTCATGCGTTGACGTTCGCCGAGGCGGGCGCACGGGTCGTGGTGAACGACATCGGTGCCAGCCTGACGGGTGAGGGGCGTGACCGGTCTCCCGCGGCGGACGTCGTCGATCAGATCGAGGCCGCCGGCGGTGAAGCGATCGTCAGCGGCCACGACGTCAGCGACTGGGACGAGGCGGGCGCGCTCGTGCAGCAGGCTCTCGACCGATGGGGTCGTCTCGACACACTGGTCTGCAATGCAGGCATCGTCCGCGACCGGATGCTCGTCAACATGAGCGTCGACGAGTGGGACGCGGTGATGCGCGTCCACCTGCGCGGCACGTTCTGCCCGGTGCGGCATGCGATCGATCACTGGCGTCGCGAGTCGAAGGCCGGCAACGACCCCATGGCCCGAATCGTCACCACGTCGTCGGGAGCGGGACTCTTCGGCAGCGTGTCACAGGCCAACTACTCGGCGGCGAAAGCCGGGATCGCCACGTTCACGGTGTGTGCCGCCGCTGAACTCCACCGGTACGGCATTCTCGTGAACGGGATCGCGCCGTCCGCGAGGAGTCGGATGACGGAAACGGCGTTCGCGGACATGATGCGCCGTCCCGACGCCGGTTTCGACGCGATGGATCCGGCCAACACCAGTCCGGCGGTCGTCTGGTTGGGCTCCGGGAGGTGCGACGTCACTGGTCGAATCTTCGAAGTCGCCGGCGGTGAGATCTCCGTGGTCGACGGATGGCAGCACGGGAACCCGGTCGACCGGGGACGGCGATTGACGCCCGAGGAGATCGGCCCGATCGTGACCGGCTTGATCGATGACGCCCCCGATCCGGCGCCGGTCTACGGTGGATGA
- a CDS encoding TetR family transcriptional regulator, producing the protein MSAVPSDPLRPGDQAVDGRAIGRRAQITRRRLLDETARLLELHGVVDLKVVEVSRAAGTSSATFYQYFTDMDDAILALAAEAGERERALLEFVTEAWVGADGRDLVRDFIDRYHHFWSEYRGVLRVRNLKAEEGDPRYQRIRSRSSIPMAEALGALVHRDGEFSGLVPFATGGAMLGMIERLFAYEDVFARKGTTLDDLKSTLTTILVRTLVDDS; encoded by the coding sequence GTGAGCGCGGTGCCGAGCGACCCGCTGCGACCAGGTGATCAGGCCGTCGACGGTCGTGCGATCGGGCGACGGGCACAGATCACCCGACGTCGCCTCCTCGACGAAACGGCGCGACTCCTCGAACTGCACGGCGTGGTCGATCTCAAGGTCGTCGAGGTGAGCCGGGCCGCGGGAACGTCGTCGGCGACCTTCTACCAGTACTTCACCGACATGGATGACGCCATTTTGGCCCTCGCCGCCGAGGCGGGGGAACGGGAACGAGCGCTGCTCGAGTTCGTCACCGAGGCGTGGGTGGGCGCCGACGGTCGTGACCTCGTGCGCGACTTCATCGACAGGTACCACCATTTCTGGAGCGAGTACCGCGGCGTCCTGCGAGTCCGCAATCTGAAAGCTGAGGAGGGTGACCCGCGATATCAGCGGATTCGAAGCCGGTCGAGCATCCCGATGGCCGAAGCGTTGGGCGCGTTGGTGCACCGCGATGGCGAGTTCTCCGGTCTCGTCCCGTTCGCGACGGGCGGGGCGATGCTCGGCATGATCGAGCGGCTGTTCGCGTACGAGGATGTGTTCGCCCGAAAGGGAACCACGCTCGACGATCTGAAGTCCACGCTGACCACCATCTTGGTCCGGACCTTGGTCGACGACTCCTAG
- a CDS encoding SDR family oxidoreductase, protein MTRFTDQCVVVTGGASGIGRATATRIAAEGGRVAILDVADLGGSSTVSDIERNGGSSIAIECDVADADAVPRSIAAAVEWGGRLDALVNCAGTGFHRRVQDTSRSELERVMAVNFTGSFATCQAALGALGETQGSIVNVASAAALRGSAYLTAYSASKGAMVAFTKSLAVEIGETGVRANCVCPGGVDTPLLRLFAPPEDANEVLLGRSAGVTGRMSTPEEIAASIAFLASNEASQITGAVLVVDGGSIA, encoded by the coding sequence GTGACCAGATTCACCGATCAATGCGTCGTCGTCACCGGGGGTGCCTCTGGCATCGGACGGGCGACCGCCACGCGTATCGCCGCAGAAGGGGGCCGGGTCGCGATCCTCGACGTCGCCGACCTTGGCGGGAGCAGCACCGTCTCCGACATCGAACGCAACGGCGGCTCGTCGATCGCGATCGAATGCGACGTCGCTGACGCCGACGCCGTGCCACGATCGATCGCTGCCGCCGTCGAGTGGGGCGGACGATTGGACGCTCTCGTGAACTGCGCCGGAACCGGCTTCCACCGTCGGGTGCAGGACACGTCGCGGTCCGAACTGGAACGGGTGATGGCCGTCAACTTCACGGGTTCGTTCGCCACGTGTCAGGCCGCGCTCGGGGCACTCGGCGAGACGCAGGGTTCGATCGTCAACGTCGCCTCCGCCGCGGCGTTACGGGGCAGCGCCTACCTCACGGCATACAGCGCGTCGAAAGGGGCGATGGTGGCCTTCACCAAGTCGCTCGCCGTCGAGATCGGAGAAACCGGGGTGCGCGCGAACTGTGTGTGTCCCGGCGGAGTCGACACACCGCTGTTGCGGCTGTTCGCTCCACCCGAAGATGCCAACGAGGTGCTCCTCGGACGGTCCGCCGGCGTCACCGGTCGAATGTCCACGCCCGAGGAGATCGCAGCAAGTATCGCGTTCCTGGCGTCGAACGAGGCGTCCCAGATCACGGGAGCGGTCTTGGTCGTCGACGGCGGTTCGATCGCCTAG
- a CDS encoding alpha-hydroxy acid oxidase — MKPFISVTDARRRARRALPSSVFDVVDGGSDDEVTMRRNREAFEGWSVSQRVGVEFDRADLTTTLHGNPLAAPVVFAPCGLTGLVHPDGELAVARVASRRGTLAMFSTFSTHSLETIALAASGPKWFQLYFLGGRAGADQLVARAETAGFTGLVITLDTSVVGNRERDLAHGISYPMERDVGTVARLLPQLMRHPRWLGRFLRAGLPMDMGNASDPGAARDRRAASDMAAGMFESPPGWPDVERLRERWGGTLVVKGVLDPRDARRAVELGADVVVVSNHGGRQLGSAMGTLQALPAVVAEVGDSVEVVLDGGVRRGTDVVKALALGARAVAIGRPYLYGLGVGGEQGVEAVWSVLVDGLARDMRLAGCPSVRQLSGEWIQRCPEPRSNEPSAMRR, encoded by the coding sequence GTGAAGCCGTTCATCTCGGTGACCGATGCCCGGCGGCGTGCACGACGGGCGCTGCCGTCGTCTGTGTTCGACGTCGTGGACGGCGGGAGCGACGACGAGGTCACGATGCGTCGGAATCGTGAAGCGTTCGAGGGTTGGTCGGTGAGCCAGCGCGTCGGGGTCGAGTTCGACCGCGCCGACCTGACGACCACGTTGCACGGCAACCCGCTCGCGGCCCCTGTCGTCTTCGCGCCGTGTGGTCTCACCGGGCTCGTCCACCCCGATGGGGAGCTCGCCGTCGCGCGGGTGGCGTCGCGACGGGGCACGTTGGCGATGTTCAGTACCTTCTCGACGCACTCGCTCGAAACAATCGCGCTCGCAGCGTCGGGCCCCAAGTGGTTCCAGCTCTACTTCCTCGGCGGGCGAGCGGGCGCAGACCAACTCGTCGCCCGCGCCGAGACGGCAGGGTTCACCGGCCTCGTGATCACGCTCGACACATCGGTGGTCGGCAATCGCGAACGTGACCTCGCGCACGGGATCTCGTATCCGATGGAGCGCGACGTCGGGACGGTCGCCAGACTCCTGCCACAGCTGATGCGGCATCCGCGATGGCTCGGCCGTTTTCTCCGTGCCGGGCTGCCGATGGACATGGGGAATGCGAGCGATCCCGGAGCGGCCCGTGACCGGCGCGCTGCGTCGGACATGGCGGCGGGGATGTTCGAATCGCCCCCCGGCTGGCCCGACGTCGAACGGCTCCGCGAACGCTGGGGCGGAACGCTGGTCGTGAAGGGTGTGCTGGATCCGCGCGATGCACGACGGGCGGTCGAACTCGGCGCCGATGTCGTGGTCGTATCGAATCACGGCGGGCGCCAGCTCGGCTCGGCGATGGGAACGTTGCAAGCGCTCCCCGCTGTCGTGGCCGAGGTCGGTGACTCGGTCGAGGTGGTACTCGACGGCGGGGTTCGACGTGGCACCGACGTCGTCAAGGCGTTGGCGCTCGGCGCGCGAGCGGTGGCGATCGGGCGGCCGTATCTCTACGGTCTCGGCGTCGGCGGAGAGCAGGGTGTCGAGGCGGTCTGGTCGGTGCTCGTGGACGGGCTCGCACGCGACATGAGGCTCGCTGGTTGTCCGAGCGTTCGCCAACTCTCGGGTGAGTGGATTCAGCGGTGCCCCGAGCCACGATCGAACGAGCCATCGGCCATGCGGCGGTGA
- a CDS encoding NAD(P)-dependent oxidoreductase codes for MYPSSVHGSSERCDDDVERLRTNLPEAADVIECFDRPLASLSGIGRDRLDAVDVAVVLGDPSELIGELPRLAWVQMITTGIDHVDTAALATADIRLTTAAGTSSPEIAEFVVARLLEQWKRLPELADLQLGHRWDPLYGRPLQGSKILLVGFGAINRAVATRLAPFQVELRAVRRSVSMDVPDVSVITFDELDAGLAWADAVLVALPGHPDLDGLFDARRFAEMRPGTFFCNVGRGSAVCESALTDALASGHLGGVALDVTRVEPLPPDDELWGSGARISPHCSSAPEVAISRVLDLTSENLRRFAAGSRMHNEVSFDAE; via the coding sequence ATGTACCCGTCGTCGGTACACGGTTCGTCCGAGCGGTGCGACGACGACGTCGAGCGGTTGCGTACCAACCTGCCTGAGGCGGCCGACGTGATCGAATGCTTCGATCGTCCGTTGGCGTCGCTGTCCGGCATCGGGCGTGACCGCCTCGATGCGGTGGATGTCGCAGTGGTGCTCGGTGACCCTTCCGAACTGATCGGCGAACTTCCTCGTTTGGCGTGGGTGCAGATGATCACGACCGGCATCGATCATGTCGACACCGCAGCGCTCGCGACTGCTGACATCCGGCTCACGACGGCGGCCGGGACATCGTCGCCCGAGATCGCGGAATTCGTGGTCGCCCGACTCCTCGAGCAGTGGAAGCGGCTTCCCGAGCTCGCAGACCTGCAGCTCGGCCATCGGTGGGACCCGCTGTACGGTCGCCCACTGCAGGGCAGCAAGATCCTGCTGGTCGGTTTCGGCGCGATCAACCGGGCCGTGGCCACGCGGCTTGCTCCGTTCCAGGTGGAACTGCGAGCGGTGCGTCGTTCCGTGAGCATGGACGTGCCCGATGTCTCCGTCATCACGTTCGACGAACTCGATGCCGGGCTGGCCTGGGCCGATGCCGTGCTGGTGGCGCTCCCCGGACATCCGGACCTCGACGGATTGTTCGATGCGAGGCGGTTCGCGGAGATGCGACCGGGGACCTTCTTCTGCAACGTCGGGCGAGGTTCGGCCGTGTGCGAGTCGGCGCTCACCGATGCGCTGGCGAGCGGCCACCTCGGGGGTGTCGCGCTCGATGTCACCCGGGTGGAGCCGCTGCCGCCGGACGACGAGCTGTGGGGCTCGGGAGCGCGCATCTCGCCTCACTGCTCGAGCGCCCCTGAGGTGGCGATCTCCCGCGTCCTCGACTTGACGAGCGAGAACTTGCGTCGCTTCGCCGCCGGGTCCCGAATGCACAACGAGGTGTCGTTCGACGCCGAGTGA